The region TTTGAACAATTAATCAGCAGTTTCGCACTTGTCATAAAAAATCCCCATTTATTAGATCATTATTTGACATTTTCCCAGTGAGTCCAGAGTTCGGGCGGGTTGAGCTCGTACTTATCATTCTCCCGGTACATGAACTGGTGCATAATGAACTCGCGGCGGATTGTGGCATAATCATCATGGAACGGCTTAATGAACTCGTTGATCTCTTTCTCCGAATAGACTGTGCCGGGTTCGAGCTTCTCCACCATATATTGCAGCGCGATTAATTTCTTCTTGTATTGTGCGGGAATCTGGCGCAGGCGTCCGTCTTTGGCAAAAAAATTACGGAGCACCGACTCCTTCAGACTGTGTTCAGGCGACTCTTCCTCCATCTCCTCCACCCCCTTTGCAAAAATAAATTTCAGCGAAGCCTCGGAGCCTGACTGGATAAACTCGGGATTCAGCTTAAAATATACGGTATTCTTGTCTCTGCGCTCCTGAATGAGAGCGGCTTCGCGCAGCTTGGCGGCATGGTGGGTCACGGTAGGCTGCGAGAGATTCAGCTTCTCGGCCAAGGCATGACCGTGAACCTCGCCCCGGGAGAGGAGCAGCAGTATACGCAGCCGGGTCGGATCGGATAAGGCTTTGTGATAGGCGACAATTTTCTCTAATTGCAAGCGGGACCACCCTCCTAGTGATGTTCGTAATGCAGTTTGTGTGACCTGACATCTTAACTTTAGATATATATCTAATTATATACCCATCATGGCCTTGGATCAATCCCCAATTTGCGGAATTCACCGGCCATGGCAAAAAACAAAAATATAAGGTACCATTTACTGAATAGAATACTACCTTAGGAGGACATAGATATTATGCTAGACGTGATTATTATCGGCGCCGGTCCCTGCGGACTGTCTGCAGCCATCGAATGCCAGCGCCAAGGGCTCTCCAGTCTGATTGTGGAAAAGAACTTCATTGTCCATTCCATCTACCTGTATCCGACCAACATGCAGTTCTTCAGCACCACCCCGCTGCTCGAGATTGGAGATGTGCCCTTCACCTCTCCGAACGACAAGCCCTACCGCCATGAGGCGCTTGTCTACTACCGCCGCGCTGCCGCGCAGCATCAGCTTGAGATTGCCGCTTATGAAGAAGCGCTGTCCGTTCTGCCGCAGGAGGATGGCAGCTTCGTTGTACATACGGTCAACAAGCGCGGTGAGGAGCAGCAGCGCAGAGCAGCAAATGTAGTCATCTCTACCGGTTACTTCGACCA is a window of Paenibacillus sp. FSL H3-0469 DNA encoding:
- a CDS encoding metalloregulator ArsR/SmtB family transcription factor, which codes for MQLEKIVAYHKALSDPTRLRILLLLSRGEVHGHALAEKLNLSQPTVTHHAAKLREAALIQERRDKNTVYFKLNPEFIQSGSEASLKFIFAKGVEEMEEESPEHSLKESVLRNFFAKDGRLRQIPAQYKKKLIALQYMVEKLEPGTVYSEKEINEFIKPFHDDYATIRREFIMHQFMYRENDKYELNPPELWTHWENVK